From Aspergillus fumigatus Af293 chromosome 3, whole genome shotgun sequence, a single genomic window includes:
- a CDS encoding putative eukaryotic translation initiation factor eIF-2C4 gives MEDFEYTNKLEGGLRHLRIQNADEVAKYSVPVETVARPNHNQTGKEIEVLMNAYPITKFPTRNVYQYDVSISWYRTKAITGAAPFNKPKVQIGNGVEKNAVIKKVWNCNARKAALKQIVFDGQKLAWSMNNYPTGLNVVVDLDMEQGRPAGKASNTFRLTVRPTKTVNLAVLNSWLTGRTSMSEAVLEALNFLDHVLREHPSGKFLAIRRSFFDPNGENQDLGNGVLAFKGVYQAIRPALGRGLIVNVDVSNSCFWARTSFMGAAMAILDCRDHQHLMHLLKPVADGHGGVTESTGFYEVHRRLRKLGVQPHYKGCPCLGVDFIVKGLLNANARQYTIEIKDKATGKTQKMSVEAYFKRKYNLTLNYWELPMVEMTKKGVVYPMEVLTIHGLHRYPWKLNEYQTSAMIKYAASRPADRLNSIHKSKAMLDHAKDPVLNTFGLAIDNNMIRTKARLLPSPDIQFGGNQRLSPGTNGRWDLRGKKFYQPNKRPLEAWGVGFFPGKRNAINQTQVQQFCDLLMKTYAGHGGMIKNRPHILELREDIGEAIKRLYNTTGQRFQKDPQLLLIIVPDKNSFTYTRIKKSCDCRWGVPSQVLQSGHCVKLNPQYASNVLMKVNAKLGGTTARAVPKVTDATLRPRSMIIGADVTHPSLGVWSPSMAAMSVCMDTFGGRYWGACEANGDRLEIIATSNIEVILTPLIREWMATVGEGRAPEHVYYFRDGVSTGQFEQVLQQEVFDIKAIFMKLTQDQFKGKFTVIVANKRHHLRAFPRPGDRNSADRNGNPLPGTLITRDVTSPHDWDFLLYSHIALQGTSRPVHYHVILDQIKHKAQELENMIYDHCYQYMRSTTSVSLFPAVYYAHLIATRARHHEDVPASSGPQSGPEVKMTNPKPKDRPVDPRLLPIHGTSNRLPFGMWYI, from the exons ATGGAGGACTTCGAGTACACAAACAAACTTGAAGGCGGCCTTCGCCATCTTCGTATCCAGAATGCTGACGAGGTTGCCAAGTACTCTGTTCCGGTCGAGACCGTTGCCCGTCCCAACCACAATCAGACTGGAAAGGAGATCGAAGTTCTTATGAACGCTTATCCCATCACCAAATTCCCTACTCGTAACGTCTACCAGTATGATGTAAGTATTTCCTGGTATCGAACGAAGGCAATCACTGGAGCAGCACCTTTTAACAAGCCAAAGGTTCAAATCGGAAACGGCGTTGAGAAGAATGCTGTCATCAAGAAGGTTTGGAATTGCAATGCCCGCAAGGCCGCCCTGAAGCAGATCGTCTTTGATGGTCAGAAGCTTGCCTG GTCCATGAATAACTACCCCACCGGTTTGAACGTCGTTGTCGACCTTGATATGGAACAGGGCCGGCCTGCTGGTAAGGCGAGCAACACTTTCCGGTTGACTGTTCGTCCCACGAAGACTGTCAACTTGGCTGTTCTGAACTCCTGGCTTACTGGGCGGACCTCTATGTCGGAGGCGGTCCTTGAGGCTTTGA ACTTCCTTGATCATGTCCTTCGCGAGCATCCGAGCGGCAAGTTCCTTGCCATTCGCCGCTCTTTCTTTGACCCCAATGGAGAAAATCAAGATCTCGGAAACGGCGTCCTTGCCTTCAAGGGTGTCTACCAGGCGATTCGTCCTGCATTG GGCCGTGGTCTCATTGTTAATGTCGATGTGTCCAACTCCTGCTTCTGGGCGCGGACCTCATTCATGGGCGCCGCTATGGCGATTCTCGATTGCCGGGACCACCAGCACCTGATGCACCTTCTTAAGCCTGTTGCCGACGGTCATGGTGGTGTCACTGAGTCAACTGGCTTTTATGAAGTTCATCGTCGCCTTCGCAAGCTCGGGGTCCAGCCGCATTACAAAGGCTGTCCTTGCCTTGGTGTTGATTTCATTGTCAAGGGCCTGCTAAATGCCAACGCACGCCAGTACACTATTGAAATCAAGGACAAAGCCACCGGGAAGACCCAAAAGATGAGCGTGGAGGCTTACTTCAAGAGGAAGTATAATCTCACCTTGAACTACTGGGAGCTTCCTATGGTTGAGATGACCAAGAAAGGCGTCGTCTATCCTATGGAAGTCTTGACCATCCATGGACTCCACCGCTACCCATGGAAGCTGAATGAGTATCAGACCTCAGCTATGATCAAGTATGCTGCATCCCGTCCCGCAGACCGTCTTAATTCCATCCATAAGTCAAAGGCTATGCTTGACCATGCAAAAGACCCAGTTCTCAACACTTTCGGCCTTGCAATTGACAACAACATGATTCGCACCAAGGCTCGTCTCTTGCCCAGCCCCGACATTCAGTTTGGCGGAAACCAGCGCCTGTCTCCTGGCACCAATGGTCGTTGGGATCTCCGTGGCAAGAAATTCTACCAGCCAAACAAGAGGCCTCTGGAAGCATGGGGTGTGGGCTTCTTCCCTGGAAAGCGCAACGCTATCAACCAAACCCAGGTTCAGCAGTTCTGTGACTTGCTCATGAAGACATACGCCGGTCATGGTGGTATGATCAAAAACAGGCCCCacatccttgagcttcgTGAGGACATTGGCGAAGCTATTAAGCGTCTCTACAACACGACTGGTCAACGTTTTCAGAAAGATCCCCAGCTTCTTTTGATCATTGTTCCGGACAAGAACTCCTTTACCTACACGCGGATCAAGAAGTCTTGCGACTGCCGCTGGGGTGTGCCGTCTCAAGTCTTACAGTCCGGTCACTGCGTCAAGCTTAACCCTCAGTACGCTTCTAATGTCTTAATGAAGGTCAATGCCAAGCTGGGTGGCACCACTGCTCGTGCTGTACCCAAGGTTACTGATGCAACTTTGCGTCCTCGCTCCATGATCATCGGTGCCGATGTGACTCACCCTTCTCTGGGCGTCTGGTCGCCTTCCATGGCGGCAATGTCTGTCTGCATGGACACTTTCGGTGGCCGCTACTGGGGAGCCTGCGAGGCGAATGGGGATCGCCTTGAAATCATTGCTACTTCCAACATTGAGGTTATATTGACTCCTCTGATTCGCGAGTGGATGGCCACTGTTGGAGAAGGCAGAGCGCCGGAGCATGTCTACTACTTCCGAGATGGAGTCTCCACCGGACAATTCGAACAGGTCCTTCAGCAGGAGGTCTTTGATATAaaggccatcttcatgaagCTGACCCAAGATCAGTTCAAGGGGAAATTCACCGTCATCGTCGCGAATAAACGTCATCACCTGCGTGCCTTCCCCCGTCCTGGAGACCGCAACTCCGCAGATCGCAATGGCAACCCCCTTCCTGGCACTCTGATTACTAGAGATGTTACTAGTCCTCATGACTGGGACTTCCTCCTTTACTCACACATCGCGCTCCAGGGAACTTCTCGCCCTGTTCACTACCATGTGATTCTGGACCAGATCAAGCACAAGGCCCAAGAGCTTGAGAATATGATCTACGATCACTGTTACCAATACATGCGCTCCACAACTTCAGTGTCTCTTT TCCCCGCTGTCTACTATGCTCATCTCATTGCGACTCGAGCACGTCACCATGAGGATGTCCCGGCTAGCTCTGGTCCTCAGAGTGGTCCTGaggtgaagatgacgaaCCCCAAGCCGAAGGACCGCCCCGTCGATCCCCGTCTCCTGCCCATTCATGGTACCTCCAACCGTCTGCCTTTCGGAATGTGGTACATCTGA
- the rna14 gene encoding cleavage polyadenylation factor subunit RNA14 has translation MAEEDAEKAFFQAQTMNAESVDYKAVEEHGADSSDSDDYDPSKTLQDQYSSSMTDLKQSENVSSSASPEPNPTEQNSVQPDHDPSQPDGASYPSQTPPRDESRTSTMVPTSGTSVQPKTRTIGGFVVEDEDEDDAGDADYEPPAVLGVEDMNTVATNVPQQSVSGNENEASSTPDVSLDDAAQQSASLNNVSHNSYSPAPAVAPKSDVAVAAGQSLYNSHALQSGNVQDSATATPTPDSPSTSKGRLPHDRVGILEDRIQEDPRGDIPAWLELINEHRSRNRFDSARDVFERFLKVFPFAAEQWVAYAKMESELNDLYRLEQIFNRTLLTIPDVQLWSVYLDYVRRRNPLTTDTTGQARRIISSAYELAFQHIGVDKDSGSIWSDYVQFIKSGPGNVGGSGWQDQQKMDLLRKAYQKAICVPTQAVNTLWKEYDQFEMGLNKLTGRKFLQEQSPAYMTARSSYTELQNITRDLIRTTLPRLPPVPGSDGDIEFTQQVDIWKRWIKWEKGDPLVLKEEDPAAFKGRVVYVYKQALMALRFLPEMWFDAAEFCFLNDLESEGNEFLKQGMEANPESCLLAFKRADRLEITSESEQDPIKRGAKVREPYDKLLDALYDLIAKARTREAQDVARLEETFAKMNADNPPAKTDDDDDDQSESKARESVKNAQIDAVRKAHAIQIGILSKTISFAWIALMRAMRRIQGKGKPGETPGSRQVFADARKRGRITSDVYIASALIEYHCYKDPAATKIFERGAKLFPDDENFALEYLKHLIDINDIINARAVFEMTVRKLASNPDNVHKTKPIFAFLHEYESRYGDLVQVINLENRMRELFPEDPTLEQFAHRYSAPTFDPTAVRPIISPSQMRPKAVFPTSEQPMSRHGTPTPRYPGSVTDSPKRPLEDFDDDYNRPRKFVRAESPLKTSQRRQLDQQKRSQLSNVQTGSQFRSQGSPAPLPRDIVHLLSIIPPASAYTAGRFSPEKLVDLIRRIEMPSSISQIPLPQSARGLGTTQTPMQPFSGKASPSLSVRAVY, from the exons atggctgaagaagatgctgagAAAGCCTTTTTCCAGGCTCAGACTATGAATGCGGAATCTGTGGACTATAAAGCTGTTGAAGAGCATGGTGCAGATAGTTCAGATTCAGATGATTATGATCCTTCAAAAACACTCCAAGACCAATATTCTTCCTCCATGACAGATCTCAAGCAAAGTGAAAATGTTTCTTCCAGTGCCTCTCCAGAGCCAAACCCTACTGAGCAAAACTCTGTTCAACCAGATCATGATCCTAGTCAACCGGATGGTGCATCCTATCCCTCTCAGACACCCCCACGAGATGAGTCTCGGACTTCCACTATGGTACCAACGTCTGGTACATCTGTGCAGCCGAAGACTAGGACAATCGGAGGATTCGtggttgaggatgaagacgaggacgatgcggGTGATGCTGACTATGAGCCCCCTGCTGTACTTGGTGTTGAGGACATGAATACTGTTGCTACGAATGTGCCTCAGCAGTCCGTTTCaggaaatgaaaatgaaGCTTCTTCTACCCCTGATGTATCCCTGGATGATGCTGCGCAACAGTCCGCCAGCCTGAACAATGTTTCCCATAACTCTTACTCTCCTGCCCCTGCTGTTGCCCCTAAAAGCGATGTGGCTGTTGCCGCTGGACAGAGTTTGTACAACTCACATGCTTTACAGTCCGGAAATGTGCAAGACAGCGCGACCGCTACTCCTACGCCAGATTCTCCTTCGACCTCGAAAGGTCGCTTGCCTCACGATCGAGTCGGCATCTTGGAAGACCGGATCCAAGAGGATCCTCGTGGCGACATTCCTGCCTGGCTCGAATTGATCAATGAACACAGAAGTCGCAATAGATTTGACAGCGCGCGTGATGTTTTTGAACGGTTTTTGAAGGTTTTCCCCTTTGCT GCCGAACAATGGGTAGCGTATGCGAAAATGGAGTCCGAACTCAACGATCTTTATCGGCTTGAGCAAATCTTCAATCGAACTCTTTTAACTATCCCGGATGTCCAGCTGTGGTCGGTATACCTGGATTACGTCCGCAGGCGCAATCCATTGACGACGGACACAACTGGGCAAGCGAGGAGGATTATCTCATCCGCTTACGAGTTGGCGTTTCAGCACATCGGCGTAGACAAGGATTCGGGTTCAATCTGGTCAGACTACGTTCAGTTCATTAAGTCGGGGCCAGGCAATGTTGGTGGGTCTGGTTGGCAAGACCAACAGAAGATGGACCTGTTACGGAAGGCATATCAGAAAGCTATTTGCGTTCCAACTCAAGCTGTCAATACTCTCTGGAAAGAGTATGATCAGTTCGAGATGGGTCTGAATAAACTTACA GGTCGTAAATTCCTTCAAGAGCAGTCACCAGCGTATATGACCGCTCGAAGCTCATATACCGAGCTGCAAAATATCACAAGGGATTTAATCCGCACAACGTTGCCTAGATTGCCCCCTGTGCCGGGTTCTGATGGTGATATTGAATTTACTCAACAGGTCGATATTTGGAAGCGTTGGATCAAGTGGGAAAAGGGAGATCCACTTGTGTTGAAAGAAGAGGATCCTGCCGCTTTCAAGGGCCGCGTTGTTTATGTCTACAAACAAGCTCTCATGGCCCTGAGGTTTTTGCCAGAGATGTGGTTTGATGCGGCCGAGTTCTGCTTTCTGAATGATCTGGAAAGTGAAGGAAATGAATTCCTCAAGCAGGGCATGGAAGCTAATCCTGAAAGTTGTCTTCTTGCCTTTAAGCGTGCGGACCGACTGGAAATTACATCGGAGTCTGAGCAAGATCCCATCAAACGAGGTGCGAAGGTTCGGGAACCCTACGATAAACTACTTGATGCTTTGTACGATTTAATTGCGAAAGCACGTACGAGAGAAGCTCAAGACGTTGCACGCCTTGAAGAGACTTTTGCAAAGATGAACGCCGACAATCCACCTGCCAAAActgatgacgacgatgacgatcaAAGTGAGTCAAAAGCAAGAGAATCAGTCAAAAACGCGCAGATCGATGCTGTTCGCAAAGCACACGCCATACAAATCGGCATTCTTTCTAAGACAATCTCTTTCGCCTGGATTGCCCTCATGCGTGCCATGCGTCGCATCCAGGGCAAAGGAAAACCAGGGGAGACGCCTGGCTCCCGACAAGTGTTCGCCGATGCGCGCAAGAGAGGGCGCATTACTAGCGACGTCTACATTGCCAGCGCCCTCATCGAGTACCACTGCTATAAGGACCCTGCGGCCACAAAGATCTTTGAGCGTGGTGCTAAGCTCTTCCCGGATGATGAGAATTTTGCACTCGAATATTTGAAGCATTTGATCGATATCAACGACATTATCA ATGCGAGAGCAGTGTTCGAGATGACGGTCAGGAAGTTGGCGTCTAACCCTGATAACGTTCATAAGACCAAGCCAATATTTGCATTTCTTCATGAGTACGAGTCCAGATACGGCGATCTGGTTCAGGTGATCAACCTCGAAAATCGGATGCGTGAATTGTTTCCTGAAGATCCTACATTGGAACAATTTGCTCACCGTTACTCGGCTCCTACTTTCGACCCGACCGCTGTTCGGCCGATTATATCGCCGTCTCAAATGCGGCCCAAGGCAGTTTTCCCTACATCAGAGCAACCGATGTCCCGCCATGGTACCCCCACGCCGAGATACCCAGGCTCGGTCACAGACTCTCCTAAAAGACCACTggaggactttgacgacGACTACAACCGGCCCCGCAAGTTTGTGAGGGCTGAATCACCTTTAAAGACCTCTCAGCGGCGACAACTGGACCAGCAGAAGCGATCACAACTCAGCAATGTCCAGACTGGATCGCAATTCAGATCTCAAGGCTCACCAGCTCCGTTACCTCGCGATATTGTTCATCTCCTGAGCATCATCCCTCCAGCCTCCGCGTACACGGCCGGTAGATTCTCCCCTGAGAAATTAGTTGATCTCATTCGTAGAATCGAGATGCCGAGCTCCATTTCCCAGATTCCTCTTCCGCAGTCGGCTCGGGGCCTCGGGACTACACAAACACCAATGCAGCCATTTTCCGGTaaggcttctccttctctttccgtTCGAGCTGTCTACTAG
- the asf1 gene encoding nucleosome assembly factor ASF1 yields MSVVSLLGVKIVNNPAPFLAPYQFEITFECLEQLQKDLEWKLTYVGSATSSEYDQELDSLLVGPIPVGVNKFLFEADAPDLKRIPTSEILGVTVILLTCSYDGREFVRVGYYVNNEYDSEELTQDPPAKPIIERIRRNILAEKPRVTRFAIKWDSEEDAPAEYPPDQPEADLEDDGAAYGAEEAELEAALIRELEEAEREAAKGGDHEMEGAEETAGKDDEEEDLSDAESEDIEDESDDEEDDLDEDEGGDRDEDVEMGDDTESKDTNAASGHHQQQDIMVH; encoded by the exons ATGTCCGTGGTCTCCCTTCTCGGTGTCAAGATTGTTAACAATCCCGCCCCTTTCCTGGCTCCGTATCAATTCGAGATCACCTTTGAGTGTCTCGAACAACTCCAGAAAG ACTTGGAATGGAAACTCACTTACGTCGGCTCTGCTACATC TTCTGAATATGACCAAGAACTCGACTCTCTTCTTGTCGGACCCATCCCCGTTGGCGTCAACAAGTTCCTTTTCGAGGCCGATGCTCCGGACCTGAAGCGAATCCCTACTTCGGAAATTCTCGGTGTCACTGTGATCCTTCTCACATGCAGCTATGACGGCAGAGAATTTGTCCGTGTTGGATACTACGTGAACAATGAATACGACTCGGAAGAGCTCACCCAGGACCCTCCCGCCAAGCCTATAATTGAACGAATCCGCCGAAATATTCTTGCTGAGAAGCCGAGAGTGACCAGGTTCGCTATCAAGTG ggattctgaggaggatgcTCCAGCCGAATACCCACCTGACCAACCTGAAGcggatctggaagacgacgGCGCTGCTTACGGCGCTGAAGAAGCCGAACTCGAGGCTGCGCTGATCAGAGAGCTCGAAGAGGCTGAAAGAGAGGCCGCCAAGGGCGGTGACCACGAGATGGAAGGGGCTGAGGAAACTGCTGgcaaggacgacgaggaagaagacctctCCGACGCGGAGAGTGAAGATATAGAGGATGAAagtgacgatgaagaggatgaccttgacgaggatgagggtggAGATCgtgatgaagatgtagaGATGGGCGATGACACCGAATCGAAAGATACCAACGCCGCCAGCGGGCATCATCAACAGCAGGACATCATGGTGCACTAA
- a CDS encoding phosphotransferase family protein codes for MSPARDLALIGLEVPNKLSVVLGHILPSTVYVRSVQCLEGHLHSHRLISLSNGARILLKCSPRPTTRLLRREQFLLGTEARVLRLLRQSAVPCVPSLLYYDPQDTLLGSAFLVRQYIHGSTLQELESQLTIEDRRELDRQLGLLMNMIGQHAANSFGTLEQVALGSGTRSWREAFLVHFESILRDSEDVFVHLPYAEIRHQVCRLSPVLDEITLPRLVICDFGRPSAVLLDPVSKQLAGIVGFDSALWGDVYMGEIFEDPSPAVLDGFASRDIDCEPDLIRQLLYACYRSIHNITIQYYRERNSAAETEARRRLTRILTKMAAIDVVETHVDV; via the exons ATGTCTCCGGCCCGAGATTTGGCACTCATCGGATTGGAAGTCCCCAACAAACTCAGCGTCGTCCTTGGGCATATTCTGCCCTCTACGGTGTACGTGAGAAGTGTTCAATGTTTGGAGGGCCATCTTCATTCCCACCGCCTAATATCATTATCGAATGGGGCCCGAATACTTTTGAAATGCTCACCAAGGCCAACTACGCGTTTGCTTCGGCGAGAACAGTTCCTGCTTGGGACAGAAGCACGTGTACTTCGCCTACTACGACAGAGTGCAGTTCCATGCGTTCCCTCGCTCCTCTATTACGACCCGCAGGACACCCTACTAGGGTCCGCCTTTCTCGTGCGTCAGTATATCCACGGCTCAACGTTACAGGAACTGGAAAGTCAACTTACCATTGAAGATCGCCGAGAGCTCGACCGGCAGTTGGGGCTTCTCATGAACATGATCGGTCAACACGCCGCTAACTCATTCGGAACTCTGGAACAGGTGGCTTTGGGTTCAGGGACAAGATCATGGCGAGAAGCCTTCCTTGTACACTTCGAAAGCATCCTTCGCGACTCGGAAGATGTCTTTGTCCATCTTCCCTATGCGGAGATTCGTCATCAGGTCTGTCGACTGTCTCCAGTCTTAGATGAGATCACATTACCACGACTGGTGATATGCGACTTTGGTCGGCCCTCGGCCGTGCTGCTGGATCCTGTTTCGAAACAGTTGGCTGGGATTGTAGGGTTTGACAGCGCTCTCTGGGGTGACGTCTACATGGGAGAGATCTTTGAAGACCCGTCGCCTGCTGTGCTGGATGGATTCGCATCGCGTGACATTGACTGTGAGCCGGACTTGATCCGTCAATTACT ATATGCATGTTACCGTTCGATTCACAACATCACCATTCAATACTATCGGGAGAGAAACTCGGCAGCCGAAACCGAAGCACGACGACGGCTAACCAGGATATTAACAAAAATGGCTGCAATTGATGTCGTCGAGACTCATGTGGATGTTTAG
- a CDS encoding THUMP domain-containing protein, with translation MAATEKRVMPDNTTDQSSKRRKGGGKWQKQQNNKAIIESGDWGVFVTCDMGRESKCIAEALDLFSQSVESASSNAGGEDSGSDEDEGDIEAQIRKEIESLKPRSAKPRQFQAIRMEMPCVTFIRFDKSIDPEKLVHDVCLDAHANPEKKRCRWVQRMTPVRSIRKTLSVDLEAFAKEILKPHFHSGGPPKKYAIRPTIRGNNKFDRDSVIKTIADVVGPEHPVDLKNYDLIILVHLIQNVVGISVAGSDYDKLKRYNLAELYTPTPKPQAPDNSGV, from the exons ATGGCTGCAACGGAAAAGCGAGTCATGCCTGATAACACAACTGATCAATCcagcaagagaagaaag GGAGGCGGCAAATGGCAGAAACAGCAAAATAACAAGGCAATAATTGAGAGCGGCGATTGGGGGGTTTTCGTAACTTGTGATATGGGCAGAGAAAGCAAGTGCATTGCAGAAGCTCTGGATCTCTTCTCTCAG AGCGTTGAGTCAGCAAGCAGCAACGCCGGAGGCGAAGACTCAGGCTcagacgaggatgaaggcGACATTGAGGCGCAAATCAGGAAAGAAATTGAAAGCTTGAAGCCCAGGTCCGCCAAACCACGCCAATTTCAAGCCATTAGAATGGAGATGCCCTGCG TGACTTTCATACGATTTGATAAGTCGATAGATCCTGAGAAATTAGTTCACGACGTCTGTCTTGATGCCCACGCAAatcccgagaagaagagatgtcgATGGGTCCAGCGGATGACCCCTGTCCGATCAATTCGAAAAACCCTCAGTGTCGATCTAGAAGCGTTCGCAAAAGAGATTCTGAAGCCTCACTTTCACTCCGGAGGACCTCCGAAGAAG TATGCTATTCGGCCTACAATAAGGGGCAACAATAAATTCGACAGGGATAGTGTGATCAAAACAATTGCAGATGTCGTAGGCCCCGAACATCCAGTTGATCTCAAGAATTACGATTTGatcatccttgtccatcttATCCAG AACGTAGTCGGGATAAGCGTTGCCGGTAGTGATTACGATAAACTGAAAAGATACAACCTGGCAGAGTTATACACTCCGACTCCGAAGCCTCAGGCTCCTGATAATTCGGGAGTCTGA
- the pdcA gene encoding alpha-keto acid decarboxylase family protein: MATDIATRELRKPVDVAEYLFRRLHEVGIRSVHGVPGDYNLAALDYLPKCGLHWVGNCNELNAGYAADGYARVNGISALITTFGVGELSAINAIAGAYSEFVPIVHIVGQPHTRSQRDGMLLHHTLGNGDYNVFARMNAGVSTTVGRLNDTHEVATLIDNAIRECWIRSRPVYITLPTDMVTKKIEGERLNTPIDLSLPANDPEKEDYVVDVVLKYLHAAQRPVILVDACAIRHKVLQEVHDLMEASGLPTFVAPMGKGAVDETHKNYGGVYAGDGSNTGVREQVESSDLILSIGAIKSDFNTAGFTYRIGQLNTIDFHSTYVRVRYSEYPDINMKGVLRKVIQKLGRVNAQPVPHLSNNLPDDEPKSGDQPITHRWFWPKIGQWLKENDIVITETGTANFGIWETRFPAGVTAISQVLWGSIGYSVGACQGAALAAKEQGNRRTILFVGDGSIQLTLQEISTMIRNKLNPIIFVICNEGYTIERYIHGWEASYNDIQQWDYKSLPVAFGAGKDYKGYRVKTKDDMIKLFENTEFASAPFLQLVELYMPREDAPSALKLTAEAAASRNK, from the exons ATGGCCACTGACATTGCTACAAGGGAGCTTCGCAAGCctgttgatgttgctgagTATCTATTTCGGCGTCTCCATGAGGTTGGAATTCGCTCAGTGCATGGTGTACCTG GTGACTATAACCTTGCGGCGTTGGACTATCTGCCAAAATGTGGTCTTCACTGGGTAGGAAACTGTAACGAGCTCAATGCAG GTTACGCCGCCGACGGGTATGCCCGGGTGAACGGAATCAGTGCATTGATAACGACTTTTGGCGTTGGTGAGCTGTCGGCGATCAATGCCATTGCTGGTGCATACTCCGAGTTCGTACCCATTGTCCATATCGTTGGCCAGCCACACACCAGGTCTCAGAGGGACGGAATGCTGCTTCACCACACTCTGGGCAATGGGGACTACAATGTCTTTGCAAGAATGAATGCCGGTGTCTCTACGACTGTCGGACGCCTGAATGATACCCACGAAGTAGCGACACTCATTGACAATGCTATCCGAGAATGCTGGATCCGAAGCCGACCAGTCTATATCACTCTGCCGACCGATATGGTCACTAAGAAGATTGAGGGAGAACGACTGAATACCCCGATTGACCTTTCTTTGCCAGCTAATGACCCTGAAAAGGAAGACTACGTGGTGGATGTTGTTCTCAAGTATCTTCACGCAGCCCAAAGACCGGTTATCTTGGTCGATGCTTGCGCCATCCGTCACAAAGTGCTACAAGAAGTTCATGATCTTATGGAGGCCTCCGGCCTGCCAACTTTCGTTGCGCCAATGGGCAAAGGAGCAGTCGACGAAACGCACAAAAACTACGGCGGTGTTTACGCTGGAGACGGCTCCAACACTGGTGTGCGAGAACAGGTGGAGTCTTCCGATCTGATTCTTAGCATAGGCGCGATCAAGTCGGACTTCAACACGGCTGGTTTCACCTACCGCATTGGTCAGTTGAATACCATCGATTTCCACAGTACATACGTGCGAGTGCGATACTCCGAGTATCCAGACATCAACATGAAAGGGGTCTTGAGAAAGGTCATTCAGAAGTTGGGGCGTGTCAATGCCCAGCCGGTGCCACACCTCAGCAACAATTTGCCCGACGATGAGCCGAAGTCGGGGGATCAGCCAATCACGCACAGATGGTTCTGGCCCAAGATTGGCCAGTGGCTGAAGGAGAACGACATCGTCATCACAGAGACTGGCACTGCAAACTTTGGCATCTGGGAAACGAGGTTCCCTGCAGGTGTCACCGCAATCAGTCAAGTACTCTGGGGTAGCATTGGTTACTCAGTGGGAGCTTGCCAGGGAGCCGCACTGGCCGCCAAAGAGCAGGGCAATCGTCGAACTATTCTCTTTGTCGGAGATGGAAGCATTCAGCTCACTTTGCAGGAGATCAGCACCATGATCAGGAACAAGCTCAACCCCATCAT TTTCGTCATCTGTAATGAAGGATATACCATTGAACGGTACATCCATGGATGGGAAGCGAGCTACAATGACATCCAGCAGTGGGACTACAAGAGCCTTCCGGTGGCATTCGGAGCAGGAAAGGATTATAAGGGTTATCGAGTTAAGACCAAAGACGACATGATCAAGCTTTTCGAGAACACAGAATTCGCTTCAGCGCCGTTCCTGCAG TTGGTGGAGCTATACATGCCGCGGGAAGATGCACCATCAGCTCTGAAGTTGAcagctgaagcagcagcctcgCGCAACAAATAG